In Macaca nemestrina isolate mMacNem1 chromosome 11, mMacNem.hap1, whole genome shotgun sequence, a single window of DNA contains:
- the LOC105473881 gene encoding MSL complex subunit 3B, which produces MEERTVTLEIPEVLKRQLEDDCYYINRRKRLVKLPCHTNIITILESYVRHFAIRAAFSANERPRHLHAMPHANMNVPYVPAEKNVDLCKEMADGLRITFDYTLPLVLLYPYEQAQYKKVTASKVFLAIKESATNTSRSQEKLCPRERDLLNPSRPQSTESPSTTGERATPKRRKAEPEAVRSLRRSSPHTANCDRLSKTSTSPQPKRWQQDMSTSMPKLFLHLEKKTPVHSRSSSPIPLTPNQSQGIEGSAAFAGFEGRRTNEINEVLSWKLVPDNYPPGDQAPPPSYIYGAQHLLRLFVKLPEILGKMSFTEKNLKALLKHFDLFVRFLAEYHDDFFPESAYVAASEVHYSTKNSQAAYKSVDGSVRTTAPSSMAF; this is translated from the coding sequence ATGGAAGAAAGAACAGTAACTCTAGAAATCCCTGAAGTTTTGAAGAGGCAGCTGGAGGATGATTGTTACTACATTAATCGGAGGAAACGGTTAGTGAAACTTCCATGCCACACCAACATCATAACGATTTTGGAATCCTATGTGAGGCATTTTGCTATCCGTGCAGCCTTTTCAGCCAATGAGCGGCCTCGTCACCTTCACGCTATGCCACATGCCAACATGAATGTGCCTTATGTCCCAGCAGAAAAGAATGTTGACCTTTGTAAGGAGATGGCGGATGGATTAAGAATAACTTTTGATTACACTCTCCCGTTGGTTTTACTCTATCCCTATGAACAAGCTCAGTATAAAAAGGTGACTGCATCTAAGGTTTTTCTTGCAATTAAGGAAAGTGCCACAAATACTAGTAGGAGCCAGGAGAAGCTCTGTCCCAGAGAGAGAGATTTGTTGAATCCATCCAGGCCGCAGTCTACAGAGAGTCCGTCAACCACTGGTGAACGAGCCACCCCCAAAAGGCGCAAAGCCGAGCCGGAAGCAGTGCGGTCTCTGAGGCGGTCCTCGCCCCACACGGCGAACTGTGACAGGCTTTCTAAGACCAGCACCTCACCTCAGCCCAAGCGCTGGCAGCAGGACATGTCCACCAGCATGCCCAAGCTGTTCCTGCACCTGGAAAAGAAGACACCTGTGCATAGCAGATCATCTTCACCTATTCCTCTGACTCCTAACCAGAGTCAGGGAATAGAAGGGAGTGCTGCGTTTGCTGGCTTTGAAGGGAGAAGAACTAATGAAATAAATGAGGTCCTCTCCTGGAAGCTCGTGCCTGACAATTACCCACCAGGTGACCAGGCGCCTCCACCCTCTTACATTTACGGGGCGCAACATTTGCTGCGATTGTTTGTAAAACTTCCAGAAATTCTTGGAAAAATGTCCTTTACTGAGAAGAATCTGAAGGCTTTATTGAAGCACTTTGATCTCTTTGTGAGGTTTTTAGCAGAATACCACGATGACTTCTTCCCAGAGTCGGCTTATGTCGCTGCCTCTGAGGTGCATTACAGCACCAAGAACTCCCAGGCAGCCTATAAAAGCGTTGATGGTTCTGTAAGAACAACTGCTCCATCTAGCATGGCGTTCTGA